TCATGTCACCGACTCTCGTTGCCGTAGGTGGAGCAAAGAGAGTCAGTCAGTTCGCTTTCGATGCGGTGCTAGTTGTGGAGCAAGCTATTACACACGAGGGAAAGTTTGATAGCGAACGCCCATCATTTGTTCCATACAGTGAACGACTTGGCAACTGTAGCCAAACTCGTTGTCATACCAAATGTACAGCACACAGCGGTTGTCTTGGGCGATGGTCGCCTGACCATCAACCACACCCGCATGGCGAGAGCCGATGATGTCGCTGGAAACAATCTCAGTTGAGTCCGTGAAATCGATCTGTGCAGAGAGAGGTGAAGCCAGTGCCATTTCGCGCAGGTACTCGTTAAGTTCTTCTTTACTGGTGGCTTTTTCCAAATTGAGGTTAGCCACGGCCATAGAAACGTTCGGCGTTGGTACACGGATGGCGTTACCAGTGAGACGGCCTGCCAACTCTGGTAGCGCTTTGGCGACGGCTTTGGCTGCGCCAGTTGACGTCAATACCATGTTGAGCGCTGCGCCACGACCACGGCGATCGCCTTTGTGGAAGTTGTCGATCAGGTTTTGATCGTTGGTGTAAGAGTGCACGGTTTCGATATGACCAGAAATCACCCCATACTTGTCGTTGATCACCTTTAGCACTGGCGTGATGGCGTTGGTGGTGCAACTTGCGGCAGAGACAATTTTGTCGTCCGCTTTGATCACATCCTCGTTCACCCCAAACACGATGTTTTTGATGTCGCCTTTACCCGGTGCGGTCAGCAGCACTTTCTCTGCGCCTTTGCACTCAAGATGCTGGCCTAAGCCTTCTGCATCGCGCCAGACACCCGTGTTATCCACGACTAACGCGTTGTTAATGCCATAAGCGGTGTAATCCACTTCTTCGGGCTTGTTTGCGTAGATGAACTGAACGTAGTTACCGTTGATGATGAGCGCATTACGTTCTTCATCAATGATGATGCTGCCGTTGAACTGTCCATGAACGGAATCGCGTCGCAGCAGGCTTGCGCGCTTTTGTAAGTCACCCTCTTTGCCACCGCGAACAACGATGCCGCGTAACTTGAGCGGGTAACCCGGGCCGCTTTTTTCTATCAGAAGACGAGTAAGCAGACGACCGATACGTCCAAAACCGTACAACACCACATCACGGCTTTTGAGTGAGGACTCTGCATCCAACGCGCCAACCAGTGCAGTCTGCAGATAATCTTCAAGTGCCGAAGTATCTTCATGACTTTCCCAGTATTGGTGCGCCAATTGGCCAACATCTACGCGGCAGGACGCGATGCTCATCTCGCTGATAGCTTGAATAATTGGCAGAGTTTGCTCTAAAGAGAGCGGAGTGCCAGTGTAACGTCTGGCGACGCGATGAGTTTTGAGAATGTCGATGGTAGTTGCGTTGATCAGTGTCTTACCAAACAGAATCACTTCGACGCCTTTTTGTCGATAAAGTTTGCCGATAAGAGGTGTAATCGATTCCGCAATCGTTTGGCTGATTTGCCAGTCTTGGAGATATTTCTCTGGACTCATGTTTCTATTGGACCTTTCACGTTTTTTAAGGGCTGACCTTACTCTCTGAATGTAGGGGGACAGAAAGTAGGTATAAGGTTTGTAATGGTGTTGTAATATTTATGTGGCGGGATTTTACAGTCCGATGGGTTATTCTGCTAGAAAAAATAAAGCCAGTGAAAATGACTGGATATGTCGATGATTTAGGCGATTTTCCGCAGATGTCTAGGGCTAAATCACTATTGACATTTGCAAAAACACAAACTTATTTTGTGCATATAACGATCACTTTGGCTCAGTGAATGAAATTAGAATTAAATTGTTGCATTAATTGTTGATTTCACTCGATATAACTACGGAAAAAGTAAACAAAAAATCCTGATTTTATTGTGGCTATTTACGGGGTGCTCCTGATCCAACGGCATCGCTGCGTTTGCATCGATGCTGCTCACATTTTTGTTGCGGGCCATTTTTAGAGAAAGTCGCCTGTAAAATGAGACGTGTGCCTGAGCTGCCTTAAAAGTGCACATTCGCCAATCCATGTCGTCTGATTATGAAATTAGTCTAGTATTAAGAGTGGGCTAGGCTGCAACTACTCAGGGACTCTCGCGATGATGGCGACCATTTTAATCAAAACTCGTCTTGTGCTGCTTTCATTACTGCCCGCTTTGGTGATTTTAGGATTAGTAGTGCAACAATTGCTGAACAATCAGCAACAGTCAGCATCGTTGGAACAGGCGATGGTGCGAATGGATATCTTGCAGGGGGTGACGAAAACGAGTTTGGCGCTATTTGACTATCAACAAGGTCAAAGTCAAACCTTGGACGATTTGGAGTTCAGCGTTCCCCCTTCTTGGGGAGCTGTGGCTGAGTCGACTTTGCAAATCACTGGTTTGGAGCAGGAGCTAAACGATGCTTTAGCGTATGTGAGTGGGCAAAAAGCCTTGACCAAAGAGATTGCAGACCCGCTGTATGCGTCGCTTTATCATGTTTTGCCTACGCTCAGCAGCACGCATTTTCACCTTGATGACGACACATTGGAACGTCAAACGAAGATCTTGCTTGAGCTCAGTTTGCTGCAAATTTGGACTATTGAAGAAGCGAGGTTGGACGCTCCAAAGCAAACAGGACAGGACTTGGCGGCTTGGTATCGTGTGCTGGAACATCAGCGAGTGAGCCGACAAAACTTGTTAGCGTTGGGCAATGGACAGTCAAATGTGGATGCGCTGGTCAGTTTTCTCAGCTCCGATCGTTATCTCAGCGCTATGCAGTTTCGCGATGGATTCAGCGCGAGTTCGGCAGGCAACCCAACGCTGGGCCCTGCAGAAATAAGCCTCTACCGCTCTGAGCTGATTTATCGAGTGCATACCTTGTCTGAGTTAGTCAGCCACTTTTTCGTCAGCGTTGAACGCAATTTACAATGGCAAATGGAGCATAAACATCAGCAGTTTGCCGCTATGCTAGGCTTACTCGCAGCGCTGCTGACATTGATCTTTTTCTTGGCTAAATCCATCTGGCAGCGAGTAGAAGGCAAACTCAATGCGATTCTTCGCGCGTTGCAATGCTTAATCGAAGACGAGCAGGGTCGCTCTGACTGTCATGTCGGCGTGGAAGGCAACGATGAGCTGAGCGAATTCGCCCGACGCATTAACCAGATCATAGACGCTAAGCAACAACAAACGAAGGAACTGATTGAAGCGAGGGAAGCGGCGGTCTCGGCCAATCGTGCTAAATCCACCTTCCTGGCCAATATGTCGCACGAGCTGCGCACTCCGCTTAATGGCATTATCGGTATGACGGAAATTCTCACGCAAAGTGACATGAACCAAGCGCAGAAGGAAGTACTTAACGACATCGACGCCTCTTCACAATCGCTTTTGATACTGCTCAACGATATTTTGGACTTGTCGAAAATTGAGTCCGGCAATCTCAACTTATGCTTAGAAGAGACCGCACTGCGTGAAACGCTCTATCAGTCTATTTCCCTTTTTCAGCCCAAAGTGAGCAGTAAAAACTTAGAACTGTATCTCTCTATGGATGAAAATCTGCCTGCGAAAGTGTTGGCGGATGAACATCGCATCCAGCAAGTTTTGACCAACTTGATTGGCAATGCGGTCAAATTCACCGATAAAGGACGTGTTTCGGTTGCGGTCGAATATAACGCTGAAACCGCAAGCCAAGGCATCTTGACAATCAAAGTGGCGGACACCGGGATAGGTATTGATAAAGCCAAGTTGGCCACCATTTTTGAGCCTTTTACGCAGGAAGATAACAGCATTACCCGTCAGTTTGGAGGAACTGGCCTTGGTCTCACCATTTGTCGCCAACTGTTGGCGATGATGGGCGGAGAACTGACCGCCACGTCCACCAAAGGGTTAGGAAGCTGCTTCTCATTTACCATTCCGATCAAAGTCTTGGAAGGAAGTCACTGGAGCCCTGACGAGATAAAACGAGGTTTGTTGATAGCCGACTCCGGCCCGTGAAATTCGTCGCTGGGAAAACGAGCAGGGGAGCGATAAAACCTTGATTATTGCACTGACGGCGAGTGTGCTTGAGGAGGATATTCAGAGCTGTTTTGATGCAGGAATGGATGCGTATCTACCTAAACCTTACAAATCCAATCAGCTGTATGAACTGTTTGATGAACTCATGGCCTCCTAGTAAAGACTGCGCAGTCGCCAATAGCTAGGGCGACTGCGTCAAGTGAGGTTAGCGAGTTGGTGATTGCGCGGGATCCGTTTGATTGAGCAACTTGTTCAGCGCAGAACGATAGCTAAGCCAAGCGACAAAGCCCGCCAGTAGGTTGCCCAGTGCTGCGCCAATAAATAGCCCTTGCAAACCCGCTAACTGCGCGCCGAGCCACAAGCAGGGTAAGAAGAATGCGAACAGGCGTAGCGCGGAAATGGTCAAAGCGGTATAGGACTTACCCAGCGCATTACAGACCGAAACCATTAGCATACAGATGCCTAGTGGGCCAAGGCTCAGCGGCACGATGAGCAAGTGCATGTTGAGCACCGACTCTACGCCGTGATCGCTGGTCATCAGCGCGGACAGCTGACCTGCCAATAGCATGCTGACTATCGCCAGAGCGGATTGGAACAGCAGTACAAAGCGAGTGGCAATGTTCACCAGTGATTGAATATCGGCGAACTTTTTTGCTCCCAAAAGACGTCCGACCATCGGCGGCATCGACATGGTCAGGGCAAGCACGCCGACCAAGGTAAAAAACTCGAAACGTGACCCAAGAGCCCAAGAAGCGACAGCTGCAGTACCGAAGCCTGCGATGAGTTTGGTTGCCAGCATCGAAGAGACAGGCGGTAACAACTGGCTAATCATCGCCGGGCCCATAATATGGCCTATAGCGGCAACGCTTGCAGAGACGTTAAGATCGTCTTTGGCAAAACTGATCCATGAGTTGCGCTGTAGTCGTGGCGCGATGACTAAAATGCCAAAACCAAAAGCGACGATGGTTGCAATCGCGGCACCTTCGATCCCCATATCCAAGGTGAAGATAAACAGCGGATCCAATGCCAAGTTAAGACCGCTGGTCACCATCATCATGGTGCCTGGCAGTATCGTATTGCCGTTCGAGCGGCAAATGCTGTAGAGGAAATAGAGCATCGCTCCAGTCCAGGCACTGATAAGCCAGTAGGGCCAGTAGCTGTCGATGATGGCGTACACACTTTCTGGTGCACCGAGAAGTTGTAAAATCCAGTGGCGAGTAAACCAAAGCAGTGCACACACCAAAGCAATGCCCACTGCGCCCATCAGTACAATTAGCCCTGCCAGTTGGCGAGCGTATTGCGCTTGGTTCGCTCCTAGTGCTTTGGAAATGACCGAGGTGGTTGCTATGCCTAAGCCTACTTGGATACCGATGATCACCATCTGCAGTGGTAGGGTAAACCCTTGTGCGGCCAACGGCAAAATGCCCAACTGCCCGATGAAAGCGCTATCAACCAATTGGAAACTCATGATGGAGAGTACGCCGAAAAGCATTGGCCACGTCATGGCGAAAAGCTGACGTGATAACGAAGGAGTGTTTTGTGTCATAAATTCGATGTGTGAGCTGTCATGGCACAAAGTCTACATGACTCAGACAACTTGTGGGAAAAAGATTCATCCCGTTTTTTTATGTGGTTAAGCGCCAATGTTCAGGCAATAAAAAACCCCGCCGAAGCGAGGTTTAGCTGACAGATACAATGTAAATTCAACTGTGGCTTATTTCTTAGCACCAGTCGCTTGTTTGTCTGCTTCTGTCAGCTCACGAATACGACGGCTGATGTCGCGGCGTGCTTTCGAAATCTCTGCGCTCTTGATGATGTGATCGTCGACGCGGTCTTCGTAGTCGGCTTTCATGTTCTTGATGATGGTCAGAATTTCATCATAAGTCATGTTAGGTTTAATGTAATCCAATAGGTTTTCGAGCAGTTCAACCCGTTTGCTGTTGTCGCGAACTTTTTTCTCATTGTCCAACAGTTCACGTTTCAGTTTGTTCTTGCGGCGTGCCTGCGCGACAATTTCAAATACCGTATTCATAGGTCCCTTACCTCAAATGTGAATGTGAAAAAGCAAAATAACTTCAAGATACCCTTCTTATTATCGCTTTGAGCGCTATCTTGAGGTCACTCTTCTCGGCTATTCGTCCCGTCACAGATTAAAGCACATCATACAAAGTCATAACAGCTTTTAGATCAAGCCAATGCCTGTCTGGATAAGAAAAATACAGATTTTGCCCTGCGAATTGTGTTTAACCAATGGTTCGCTATATTATCTGCGCAACAAATCAATCGATAACCAAACAAAGTCGTATGACCTACGTAAATTCCACGCTTGAAAATGCCGAACAATCCAGCGATGAAAACGCAAAAGATGTGTGTCAGAAGTTAAGGTGCGCCTATATTGATGAAAGAGTCCGATTGGAAGTCGTCGAAGTTGAGCTAAATCGCACCAAGATCGTGATGGTGGATGAAAAGGGAAGAATGCGTAAAATTTCATTGATACCTGAGCACTAACGTTTTGAGTTAAAAAAGAAAAACGTGCTATGGTGTCACGCAAAATAGCCATATACGCCAGATGGTTGTATGCGCAAAATAACAATAAGGATAAGCAAAATGAAGATTGAATTGACCGCCGTTGAAGCACGCGTCATTGGATGTTTGATTGAAAAAGAAGTGACCACGCCAGACCAATATCCGCTGAGCTTAAATGCCCTGACTAACGCTTGCAATCAAAAAAGCAACCGTGAGCCAGTGATGAATTTGTCGGAGTCTGACGTGTTGGATGCCGTCGAACAACTGATTGCTCGCCGTTTGGTCAGTGACGAAAGTGGCTTTAACAGCCGTGTGAGCAAATACCAGCACCGTTTCTGCAATACCGAGTTCGGTGATTTAAAGCTATCGGCTCAGGAGAAAGGCATTGTCTGTTGCATGCTCCTGCGCGGCGCACAAACACCGGGTGAACTGCGTACCCGGACCAATCGTCTCGCAAACTTTGCCGATGTTAAAGAAGTAGAGACGGTGTTGGACAGATTGGCGAGTGAAGAACGTGGCCAGTTGGTGGTAAAACTGCCGATTGAGCCTGGTAAACGCGAAGCGCGCTATATGCATCAGTTTTGTGGTGAAGTAGATGCTAGCCAAGTGGCCTTGTCGATGCCTGCTCATGTTGCCAGTCACACCGGCGACGATCAGCGTATCGCTGAATTAGAAGAGCAAGTGAGCGTCCTCAGGGAAGAGCTTGATGAGCTTAAGGCTTTAGTCCAGTCGCTCCTGTAATGCATCAATGTTCTGTGGGTTCGGAGTGGTCGGTCTATCTGATCCGAACTCGTCTCAATGCCCTGTATTGCGGCATTACCAATAATCTCGAGCGACGCTTTAGCCAACATCAACTGGGTAAAGGTGCCAAAGCGTTGCGCGGTAAAGGGCCATTGGTGCTTGAATGGTCCTATCCTGTTGGTGATAAAAGCACGGCGTTGAAAATCGAACGTCACATCAAATCGCTACCCAAAAGAGACAAAGAGCGCCTAATAAAAGGTGATCTAT
This Vibrio navarrensis DNA region includes the following protein-coding sequences:
- a CDS encoding GIY-YIG nuclease family protein, yielding MHQCSVGSEWSVYLIRTRLNALYCGITNNLERRFSQHQLGKGAKALRGKGPLVLEWSYPVGDKSTALKIERHIKSLPKRDKERLIKGDLCLPIDNFPY
- a CDS encoding DUF496 family protein, which gives rise to MNTVFEIVAQARRKNKLKRELLDNEKKVRDNSKRVELLENLLDYIKPNMTYDEILTIIKNMKADYEDRVDDHIIKSAEISKARRDISRRIRELTEADKQATGAKK
- a CDS encoding glyceraldehyde-3-phosphate dehydrogenase — its product is MSPEKYLQDWQISQTIAESITPLIGKLYRQKGVEVILFGKTLINATTIDILKTHRVARRYTGTPLSLEQTLPIIQAISEMSIASCRVDVGQLAHQYWESHEDTSALEDYLQTALVGALDAESSLKSRDVVLYGFGRIGRLLTRLLIEKSGPGYPLKLRGIVVRGGKEGDLQKRASLLRRDSVHGQFNGSIIIDEERNALIINGNYVQFIYANKPEEVDYTAYGINNALVVDNTGVWRDAEGLGQHLECKGAEKVLLTAPGKGDIKNIVFGVNEDVIKADDKIVSAASCTTNAITPVLKVINDKYGVISGHIETVHSYTNDQNLIDNFHKGDRRGRGAALNMVLTSTGAAKAVAKALPELAGRLTGNAIRVPTPNVSMAVANLNLEKATSKEELNEYLREMALASPLSAQIDFTDSTEIVSSDIIGSRHAGVVDGQATIAQDNRCVLYIWYDNEFGYSCQVVHCMEQMMGVRYQTFPRV
- a CDS encoding MATE family efflux transporter is translated as MTQNTPSLSRQLFAMTWPMLFGVLSIMSFQLVDSAFIGQLGILPLAAQGFTLPLQMVIIGIQVGLGIATTSVISKALGANQAQYARQLAGLIVLMGAVGIALVCALLWFTRHWILQLLGAPESVYAIIDSYWPYWLISAWTGAMLYFLYSICRSNGNTILPGTMMMVTSGLNLALDPLFIFTLDMGIEGAAIATIVAFGFGILVIAPRLQRNSWISFAKDDLNVSASVAAIGHIMGPAMISQLLPPVSSMLATKLIAGFGTAAVASWALGSRFEFFTLVGVLALTMSMPPMVGRLLGAKKFADIQSLVNIATRFVLLFQSALAIVSMLLAGQLSALMTSDHGVESVLNMHLLIVPLSLGPLGICMLMVSVCNALGKSYTALTISALRLFAFFLPCLWLGAQLAGLQGLFIGAALGNLLAGFVAWLSYRSALNKLLNQTDPAQSPTR
- a CDS encoding YceH family protein, coding for MKIELTAVEARVIGCLIEKEVTTPDQYPLSLNALTNACNQKSNREPVMNLSESDVLDAVEQLIARRLVSDESGFNSRVSKYQHRFCNTEFGDLKLSAQEKGIVCCMLLRGAQTPGELRTRTNRLANFADVKEVETVLDRLASEERGQLVVKLPIEPGKREARYMHQFCGEVDASQVALSMPAHVASHTGDDQRIAELEEQVSVLREELDELKALVQSLL